ACGTCAAATGATTTATCAATTGTATCAAGAATTGTGCCTTTACTGCTTTTATCTTCTTCTAAAGAAGAATTTTTATCTAATGTTGAGGCTTTTGTAAGTGCTACTCATAATTCTACTTTGTGTAAAGACGCAAGTAAATATTTTGCACTTGTTTTATTAGATGTTTTAGAAGGCAGTGATATTTTAGAATCTTTTACAAAACACAAAGAGAGTTTCTCTAGTAATTTCCAAGGTTATGTTGAAGAGGGTATAGCTTCTAAACATGGAGCTACTTTTGATGTTATTAGAGAATTTGGACCTGCTTGTGGTACGGATGAAGGTTTTCCAGGTCTTATTCATATCCTTGCAAAATATGACAATTTTGAAGATGCAATGATTTTTAATGCAAAAGCAGGAGGAGATAATTCTGCTAGAGCTATGATTATAGCTGCTTTATTTGCAGCAAAAGATGGAATAAAAAATATTCCAAAAGCCTGGTTACAAACAAAGCTTTTAGTATAAAAACAAACTATAAATAGTTTGTTTTTAAAAATATCTGTTTTGGGACAAATTAATAATTTGTTTCAAAATATTGTCTTTATTATTGTAGTCAATATTAATAGGGTAGGCTTCTTTTTTGTATTTTAATACTAAAGAAGGAAAACCCTGAACACGAAGTGTACTTTTTAGCTTTAAATCCGCTTGAAATAAAGAAAGAACTTCTTGTGAATATAAATCTTTTTTAAATTTCACAGCTTCTAGACCAATTTCTTTAGCACATGAAACTAAAGTATCTTCATTAGATGGATTCTTTGCTTTTAAATAATAAGCTTCTTGAATAGCACTTATCATTTGTTCTTCTTTATTTTGAAGTCTTGCTGCAATTACTGCTTGACATGAAAGATAGGTTGAGCGTCTTGGTTTGTTGACTCTCCAATATTCATGATTAAACTTAGTTCCTGTATATAAAGTGATTTGTTGCCAAATACTTTCTAGTTTTTCCTGCATTTCTATAGCCATTGGCTCATCATTGTGAGGTGCTAATCCCCCTGCAACATAAACAATATCAATATCACTTGATAATTCATTTTTAACTTCGTCAAAGGTTTTTTTAAACCCATAACACCATGAACACATAGGATCATATACATAATATAAGGTAATTTTCATCATAAAACATGATATCCAATTTCCAATT
The Campylobacteraceae bacterium genome window above contains:
- a CDS encoding ADP-ribosylglycohydrolase family protein, whose translation is MYENKVRDLVLASIVADAYCLGSHWVYDENDLKNLKVNWEELNNPHAMWHKGKVAGDFTHYGDQTHFFYNYAKDKEVFDVADYLKEWSFKMTSYDGYVDGATRETLANLENQEESPFGSTSNDLSIVSRIVPLLLLSSSKEEFLSNVEAFVSATHNSTLCKDASKYFALVLLDVLEGSDILESFTKHKESFSSNFQGYVEEGIASKHGATFDVIREFGPACGTDEGFPGLIHILAKYDNFEDAMIFNAKAGGDNSARAMIIAALFAAKDGIKNIPKAWLQTKLLV
- a CDS encoding DsbA family protein, yielding MKITLYYVYDPMCSWCYGFKKTFDEVKNELSSDIDIVYVAGGLAPHNDEPMAIEMQEKLESIWQQITLYTGTKFNHEYWRVNKPRRSTYLSCQAVIAARLQNKEEQMISAIQEAYYLKAKNPSNEDTLVSCAKEIGLEAVKFKKDLYSQEVLSLFQADLKLKSTLRVQGFPSLVLKYKKEAYPINIDYNNKDNILKQIINLSQNRYF